A single genomic interval of Nitrospinota bacterium harbors:
- a CDS encoding SelT/SelW/SelH family protein has translation MAEEIKNSLGVTPELTRGHGGIFEVTADGETLFSKHTEGRFPTNEEILAKLKAKSS, from the coding sequence CTGGCGGAAGAGATTAAGAACTCACTGGGAGTCACCCCTGAATTGACTAGGGGACATGGCGGGATATTTGAAGTGACCGCGGATGGGGAGACTTTGTTTTCAAAACATACCGAGGGCCGGTTCCCCACTAACGAGGAAATCCTCGCAAAATTGAAGGCCAAATCATCTTGA
- a CDS encoding TMEM165/GDT1 family protein, with translation MDIKTIVSVFTMIFLAELGDKTQLATLAFSAGESSKISVFLGSALALIATSAIATLFGGIISYYVPISFLHKAAGVTFIAFGAMYLFKN, from the coding sequence TGGATATCAAGACAATCGTTTCTGTTTTTACCATGATCTTCCTGGCCGAGCTTGGGGACAAGACACAGTTGGCGACACTGGCGTTCTCCGCGGGCGAGTCTTCCAAGATAAGCGTGTTCCTGGGATCGGCGCTGGCGCTTATCGCCACTTCGGCCATCGCCACGCTCTTTGGCGGGATCATTTCGTATTATGTGCCTATTTCGTTCCTGCACAAGGCGGCGGGAGTGACCTTTATAGCTTTCGGCGCGATGTACCTTTTTAAAAACTGA